Below is a window of Lacibacter sp. H407 DNA.
GGTCAATCCGATTTTGTTTCAATTGAGTTTAAGAATCAAACCATCAGCATCAGCAAAAACACAGCAATTGTGCGTCACGAACTGCATGCTGTTACCAACGATAACAACAAACCCGGCGAAGTACACCTCAAGATCCTGCTCATTTGGCAAAAACAAGGAAAAGAGTGGAAATTATTGGCCCGTCAGGCAGTCAGAATTACCCCATAAAACAGACAAACGTACTCCTTCGCAGGTTATTAAACCTGTAATTTTATCTGGTTGATTTTGAATCATTTTTACGCAACAATTCCCGATAACGATTGCGTAAATAAATCCCTGTATTTCCTTGAATATGCTGCCACATAAGGGTAAAATTGTACACTCGAAACCTGCGCCAATTCTATTCCTTAACGATTCAACGATGTCATGAAAAAAATCATTCTTATACTTCCTTTTCTTTTAACAGTTTGCGCAGCGTTTGCACAGTTCAATGTAAAAATGCCCGTGGTGGTTGCTCCCAAATTCAAAAAAGATACAACCAACATTAAGAAGTTTGGCGCTGTTCCCGATGGTAATACACTCAATACAAAAGCCATCAACAATGCAATTGATGCCTGCAGTAAAAAAGGTGGTGGTGTTGTATTGGTTCCTGCAGGTTTATGGTTAACAGGACCGATTGTACTGAAGAGTAATGTGAATCTTCATTTAGCAACAGGATCAACGTTACTGTTTACAGCTGATAAATCGCAATACACACTAGTGAAAGCAAACTGGGAAGGTTTACCTCAAATGCGTAACCAATCTCCTATCTCTGCAACCGGCGTAAGTAATATTGCTATTACAGGTAAAGGAATTGTTGATGGTAATGGTGATGGATGGCGCTCAGTAAAAAGTGATAAGTTAACTGCAGGTCAATGGAAAAAATTAGTTGCGAGTGGCGGTGTGGTGAGTGATGATAAAAAAACATGGTATCCTTCTGAAGCTTTTATGAAAGCAAGCAAAGGACCGGCAAACCCTGGTGAAATTAAACCTGAACGTGATGCAGCTTACTTTGCAGGCATCAAAGATTTTCTTCGTCCAAACATGGTGTTGATCACTGAGTGCAAATACATTTTATTAGAAGGCGTAACCTTTCAAAATTCAGCAGCTTGGTGTTTGCATCCATTGATGAGTGAGCACTTAACTGTCCGCAACATTTTTGTAAAAAATCCCTGGTATGCACAGAATGGTGACGGTATTGATGTAGAAAGTTGCAGCAATGTACTCATTGAAAATTCCGTGTTTGATGTGGGTGATGATGCATTGTGTATGAAGAGTGGTCGTGATGCAGAAGGCCGCAAACGTGCAATGCCCACACAAAATGTGATCATTCGTGGCTGTACTGTGTATGCATCGCATGGTGGTTTTGTTATTGGCAGTGAAATGAGTGGTGGTGCAAGAAACATGTACATCAGCAATTGCACATTCATTGGAACAGATATTGGTCTTCGTTTTAAAACAACAAGAGGCCGTGGTGGTGTGGTTGAGAATATCTTCATCAAAGACATCTACATGAAAGATATTCCTGCTGAAGCCATTTTGTTTGACATGTATTACATGGCGAAAGATCCTGTTCCACTCTTAGGTGAAAAAAGAGAATTACCAAAAGTGGAAGTAAAACCCGTTGATGAAACAACCCCGGTGTTCAGGAATTTCCATATCAGCAATGTGTATTGCAATGGTGCAGCAAAAGGCATTTTTGTTAGAGGACTTCCTGAAATGCATGTTAAAGATATTGTTTTAGAGAATATGGTATTGCAGGCCGATAAAGGAATTGATGTGCAGGAAGCAAGCGGTATTACGTTCAAAAATATCCAGATCATTTCTGCTGATACAAAACCGGTAGTGGATATTCTCAACAGCGATAATATTTCATTTGATAAGATCACTTACAAAGATGGCAGTGAAGTACTGTTTCGTGTAAGTGGTGATCGTAATAAAAACATCACGATTAAAAATACAAACGCCAGCAACGCCAAAGAAAAATTGCTTTTGGAATTTGGTGCTGATGCAAAAGAAATTAATTGGTTATCTAAATAAAAACGATTGGCCGTAGCACATAAAAAAGGAACATGAAGAAACTTATTACAATAGTACTACTTGCAATTACGCTTCAGTCAACTGCTCAAACAAAATATAGCGAGAAGATTGCTGCCACAGTTGATAAAATCTGGCCCGATAGTTTACCCATCGGCAGCAGAACCAAATGGAGCTACGACATGGGCGTGGTGCTGAAAGGTTTTGAAAGCCTTTGGATGCGTACAGGTAATGTGGCTTATTACAATTCCATCAAAAACCGTATGGATTATTTCGTACAAAATGATGGAACGATCAAAGGATATGAAGCAGAAGAATACAATATCGATCATGTAAACAA
It encodes the following:
- a CDS encoding glycoside hydrolase family 28 protein; protein product: MKKIILILPFLLTVCAAFAQFNVKMPVVVAPKFKKDTTNIKKFGAVPDGNTLNTKAINNAIDACSKKGGGVVLVPAGLWLTGPIVLKSNVNLHLATGSTLLFTADKSQYTLVKANWEGLPQMRNQSPISATGVSNIAITGKGIVDGNGDGWRSVKSDKLTAGQWKKLVASGGVVSDDKKTWYPSEAFMKASKGPANPGEIKPERDAAYFAGIKDFLRPNMVLITECKYILLEGVTFQNSAAWCLHPLMSEHLTVRNIFVKNPWYAQNGDGIDVESCSNVLIENSVFDVGDDALCMKSGRDAEGRKRAMPTQNVIIRGCTVYASHGGFVIGSEMSGGARNMYISNCTFIGTDIGLRFKTTRGRGGVVENIFIKDIYMKDIPAEAILFDMYYMAKDPVPLLGEKRELPKVEVKPVDETTPVFRNFHISNVYCNGAAKGIFVRGLPEMHVKDIVLENMVLQADKGIDVQEASGITFKNIQIISADTKPVVDILNSDNISFDKITYKDGSEVLFRVSGDRNKNITIKNTNASNAKEKLLLEFGADAKEINWLSK